The proteins below come from a single Carnobacterium divergens DSM 20623 genomic window:
- the rplO gene encoding 50S ribosomal protein L15 → MKLHELKPAEGSRKVRNRVGRGTSSGNGKTSGRGQKGQNSRSGGGVRLGFEGGQTPLFRRLPKRGFTNINRKEFAIVNLETLNRFEDGTVVTPALLVESGIVKNEKSGIKVLGNGQVERKLTVKASKFSEAAEKAIVAAGGSIEVI, encoded by the coding sequence ACTTCATGAATTAAAACCTGCTGAAGGTTCTCGTAAAGTGCGTAACCGCGTTGGACGTGGAACTTCATCTGGTAATGGTAAAACTTCAGGTCGCGGTCAAAAAGGACAAAACTCACGTTCAGGCGGTGGAGTACGTTTAGGCTTTGAAGGTGGACAAACACCTTTATTCCGTCGTTTACCAAAACGTGGTTTTACTAACATTAACCGCAAAGAGTTTGCAATCGTTAATTTAGAAACATTAAATCGCTTCGAAGACGGAACAGTAGTTACACCAGCATTGTTGGTGGAATCTGGTATCGTTAAAAATGAAAAATCAGGGATTAAAGTTTTGGGTAATGGTCAAGTTGAACGTAAACTGACTGTTAAAGCAAGCAAATTCTCCGAAGCAGCAGAAAAAGCAATCGTTGCTGCTGGTGGTTCAATCGAGGTGATCTAA